The following proteins come from a genomic window of Maribacter sp. HTCC2170:
- a CDS encoding DUF5687 family protein — protein sequence MFKHFVKLQWKAFFRSSNFGKGLALKLLMGFFAIYMMVSFAGLGVGLFFILKKLYPDVDPMLTVSGFMLYWVLIELLVRYFMQKLPVMDVKPLLNNPIKKSSITHYILAKSGLSGYNFMALFIAVPFSVVLLVQGYPMLNVLVWLFAVVCIVLTINYTNFIINKSDKILIVLATLILTLYGLEYFNFFPVKEYAGKVFYYLYQNPILAFVPFGLALGTYYVNYNFLRKRLFLDASLKKKAKEAVTSDLSWTKRFGDIAPFLQLDLKLIWRNKRTKMQVFISLAMILYGLIFYGMDAYGQTSTIFLFVGIFMTGIFLSNFGQFIPAWDSEYYGMMMSQNIPLRKYLESKAGLISVSIVVMFLLSIPYVYFGWKALAINFACALYNLGVNVPVILFFGSFNKKRIDLTKSAIGNMQGTSATQFLVLLPLMVVPSLIYFGLKMLVSFEAAIITLAVLGIIGFALRKSLLDKVTEAYRKKKYGMIAGFKEQNS from the coding sequence ATGTTCAAACACTTTGTTAAGCTACAATGGAAAGCATTTTTTAGGTCATCCAATTTTGGAAAGGGCCTTGCCCTTAAATTGTTAATGGGCTTTTTCGCAATTTACATGATGGTCTCTTTTGCAGGCCTTGGTGTTGGGCTTTTCTTTATTCTTAAAAAATTATACCCAGATGTTGACCCTATGTTGACCGTTAGTGGCTTTATGTTGTATTGGGTACTGATAGAGCTTCTAGTTCGTTACTTTATGCAAAAATTACCGGTAATGGATGTAAAGCCTCTGCTTAACAATCCAATTAAAAAAAGTAGCATCACCCATTATATATTGGCAAAATCCGGACTCTCAGGGTATAACTTTATGGCCCTGTTTATCGCTGTGCCATTTTCTGTTGTATTGTTAGTACAGGGTTATCCCATGCTTAACGTTTTGGTTTGGTTGTTTGCGGTAGTATGTATTGTATTGACAATCAACTACACCAATTTCATAATCAATAAAAGCGACAAGATTTTAATAGTCTTGGCTACTTTAATTTTGACTCTTTATGGGTTGGAGTATTTCAACTTCTTTCCAGTAAAAGAATATGCTGGCAAGGTATTCTACTATTTATACCAAAACCCAATTTTGGCCTTTGTGCCATTTGGTTTGGCTTTAGGAACGTATTATGTCAATTATAATTTCCTTCGCAAGCGTCTGTTTTTAGACGCATCACTTAAAAAGAAAGCCAAAGAAGCGGTTACCTCAGATTTGTCTTGGACAAAACGTTTTGGGGACATTGCCCCCTTTCTTCAATTAGATCTAAAATTGATATGGAGAAACAAGCGTACCAAAATGCAGGTCTTCATATCCTTGGCAATGATTCTTTATGGATTGATTTTTTATGGAATGGATGCTTACGGCCAAACAAGCACCATATTCCTTTTTGTGGGGATTTTTATGACGGGAATTTTCCTTTCTAACTTTGGGCAATTCATTCCCGCGTGGGATAGCGAATACTATGGAATGATGATGTCACAGAATATTCCGCTACGAAAATATCTTGAATCAAAAGCAGGACTAATATCAGTTAGTATTGTAGTAATGTTCTTGTTGTCTATACCTTATGTTTATTTTGGTTGGAAGGCCTTGGCCATAAATTTTGCGTGTGCCTTGTACAATTTGGGAGTTAATGTACCGGTGATCTTGTTTTTTGGATCATTCAATAAAAAACGAATAGATCTTACAAAAAGCGCAATTGGAAATATGCAAGGAACCAGTGCGACCCAATTTTTGGTACTGTTACCTCTAATGGTCGTTCCAAGTCTTATCTATTTTGGTTTAAAAATGCTGGTTTCTTTCGAAGCGGCTATTATTACACTTGCGGTGTTGGGAATAATTGGTTTTGCACTTAGGAAATCGCTTTTAGATAAAGTAACAGAGGCATACAGAAAAAAGAAATACGGAATGATAGCTGGGTTCAAAGAACAGAACAGTTAA
- a CDS encoding PadR family transcriptional regulator, with translation MANSKLYKGSLNTIILKLLEEKGKMYGYEITQKVKELTKGELNITEGALYPALHKLEAEGLLDVEVAKVDNRLRKYYKLTEQGEKETVNRLAELEDFIRSMQNLVNPDWSIN, from the coding sequence ATGGCGAATTCTAAATTATACAAGGGCAGTCTAAATACGATAATCCTCAAATTATTGGAGGAAAAGGGGAAGATGTATGGTTATGAGATTACACAAAAGGTAAAAGAACTCACTAAAGGAGAATTGAACATTACCGAAGGAGCGCTTTACCCTGCATTGCATAAACTGGAGGCAGAAGGTCTTTTAGATGTTGAGGTGGCCAAAGTTGATAACCGGCTGCGCAAGTATTATAAACTCACAGAACAAGGAGAAAAAGAAACCGTAAACCGTTTGGCCGAATTGGAGGATTTTATTCGCAGTATGCAAAACTTGGTAAACCCTGATTGGAGTATAAACTAG
- a CDS encoding ferredoxin--NADP reductase gives MADLYPLTVQSIKPLTPTSVAITFNIPKELKQTFAFVPGQYITIKKEVNGKELRRAYSISSSSKRDYLTIGVKKVDKGGFSAYANTNLKEGDVLEVMPPEGRFIFKRADEPKNIAAFAAGSGITPIMSILKSVLTSNTSNKFVLVYGNKSNAETMFYKELVKLQLEYANRFFVYFTNSKTQEEGSLFGRIDTSTVNYALKNKHKDTQFDAFYLCGPEDMIHLVSNTLQENGINKEKIHFELFTTSETIAEVTPTTSSDGKTQVTVVLDDEEYALTMGKNDVVLDAVLKENIDAPYSCQGGVCSSCIARITEGKAEMVKNQILTDGEIEEGLILTCQAKPTTPSLTVDYDDV, from the coding sequence ATGGCCGATTTATATCCACTTACGGTACAAAGCATAAAACCACTTACCCCAACATCTGTAGCTATCACCTTTAATATTCCCAAAGAGTTGAAACAAACCTTTGCCTTTGTTCCTGGGCAGTATATAACCATTAAGAAAGAAGTAAATGGTAAAGAACTGCGCCGTGCATACTCAATTAGTTCTTCCTCAAAACGAGATTATCTGACCATTGGGGTTAAAAAAGTGGATAAGGGTGGATTCTCAGCATACGCCAATACTAACTTAAAAGAAGGTGACGTGCTTGAAGTTATGCCTCCTGAAGGCCGGTTCATTTTCAAACGTGCAGATGAACCCAAAAACATCGCGGCATTCGCTGCCGGTAGTGGCATTACGCCAATAATGAGCATTTTAAAGTCGGTATTAACAAGTAATACCAGCAACAAATTTGTATTGGTGTATGGTAATAAATCAAATGCAGAAACCATGTTCTATAAGGAATTGGTTAAACTTCAGTTGGAATATGCTAATCGATTCTTTGTCTATTTCACTAACAGTAAAACCCAAGAAGAAGGTTCGCTTTTTGGTCGCATTGATACATCAACGGTAAATTATGCCTTAAAGAACAAACACAAGGACACCCAGTTTGATGCTTTTTATCTTTGTGGTCCTGAGGACATGATTCATTTAGTAAGTAATACACTTCAAGAAAATGGAATTAATAAAGAAAAGATTCATTTTGAGCTTTTCACCACTTCTGAAACCATAGCTGAAGTGACCCCTACAACTTCTTCAGACGGTAAAACCCAGGTCACGGTAGTTTTAGACGATGAAGAATATGCATTGACCATGGGTAAGAACGATGTGGTTCTTGATGCGGTTTTAAAAGAAAATATTGACGCGCCCTATTCCTGTCAGGGTGGTGTTTGCAGCAGTTGTATTGCCAGAATTACTGAAGGAAAGGCCGAAATGGTAAAGAATCAAATACTCACCGATGGCGAAATTGAGGAAGGTTTGATCCTTACCTGTCAGGCTAAACCAACGACCCCTTCTCTAACGGTTGATTATGATGATGTTTAG
- a CDS encoding DUF2064 domain-containing protein, translating into MRAPITHKTAILVFALSPHEEMRRKKINGAGLLFSTLSAHTLNTVKKTALPYFYLTEKEQNGISFGERFTNAFQFVYDKGFDQVIAIGNDTPHLNASQIIRTADILSEEKVVLGPSTDGGFYLLGMHKVNFNQKSFKSLPWKTMGLNGQFINEFITVGVELIQLKRLKDIDDSNDIRYIISYTTGLPIQVFRILLAIIRQNPVFYKFGLPLVESHGLGLLHNRGSPIQL; encoded by the coding sequence ATGCGAGCACCGATTACACATAAAACTGCCATTTTGGTTTTTGCCCTTTCACCACATGAGGAAATGAGGCGAAAAAAAATCAATGGTGCTGGCTTATTGTTTTCTACACTTTCAGCACATACTCTTAACACCGTTAAAAAAACAGCTCTTCCGTATTTCTATCTTACAGAAAAAGAACAAAACGGAATATCTTTCGGAGAGCGTTTTACCAATGCATTTCAGTTTGTTTATGACAAAGGGTTTGACCAAGTCATCGCAATAGGCAACGATACTCCACACCTGAATGCTTCCCAAATAATCAGGACAGCAGATATATTATCAGAAGAAAAAGTGGTTTTAGGCCCTTCAACTGATGGTGGATTCTATTTGCTGGGAATGCATAAGGTCAATTTCAATCAAAAATCCTTTAAGTCATTACCATGGAAGACCATGGGGTTAAACGGTCAATTTATAAATGAGTTTATTACAGTTGGTGTTGAACTTATTCAACTAAAGAGACTGAAAGATATTGATGATTCGAACGATATAAGGTACATTATTTCGTATACAACAGGATTACCCATACAGGTTTTTAGAATTCTCCTCGCCATTATTAGGCAAAATCCTGTGTTTTATAAGTTCGGTTTACCTCTGGTGGAATCACATGGCCTTGGCCTACTTCACAACCGTGGTTCTCCAATACAATTGTAA
- a CDS encoding arsenosugar biosynthesis-associated peroxidase-like protein: protein MANSYYDPTDLRKFGKITEWSEELGTKFFDYYGKVFEEGALSAREKSLIALAVSHVVKCPYCIDAYTKDGLQKGITKEEMMEAVHAGAAIESGATLVHGVQMMNKYNKISM from the coding sequence ATGGCAAACTCATATTATGACCCAACGGATTTAAGAAAATTTGGAAAAATAACAGAATGGAGTGAGGAACTAGGGACCAAGTTCTTTGATTATTACGGAAAAGTGTTTGAAGAAGGAGCACTTTCCGCCCGTGAAAAATCACTAATTGCATTGGCAGTGTCACACGTGGTCAAATGCCCATATTGTATTGATGCCTATACCAAAGACGGGCTTCAAAAAGGAATCACCAAAGAAGAAATGATGGAAGCAGTTCATGCCGGGGCCGCTATTGAAAGTGGAGCAACACTGGTGCATGGTGTTCAAATGATGAATAAGTACAATAAAATTTCAATGTAA
- the arsS gene encoding arsenosugar biosynthesis radical SAM (seleno)protein ArsS (Some members of this family are selenoproteins.), giving the protein MALKSLKARHDELAKTNKQLDILNGGIFEEGELPYFKDKIANTGNFPLRPKKLEVLQINVGYMCNQVCEHCHVDAGPDRKEIMTRETMHLCLEVIRNTGAHTLDLTGGAPEMNPDFRWFVEEAAKAGIKDFIVRSNLTIIRANKKYHDLPEFFKKHNVHVVSSMPHYTRGKTDKQRGDGVFDKSIKALQELNSVGYGMPDSNLKLDLVYNPSGAFLPGDQMAMEKDFKKALNEDFEIQFHNLFAITNLPIARFLDYLIASDNYEDYMYALVEAYNPTAVENVMCTNTISVSWDGWLYDCDFNQMLDLKVASKIKHIKDYNEDILNDRNIIISQHCYGCTAGAGSSCQGTVT; this is encoded by the coding sequence ATGGCTCTAAAATCTCTAAAAGCAAGGCATGACGAACTTGCAAAAACCAATAAGCAGTTAGATATTCTTAATGGTGGAATATTCGAAGAAGGCGAGTTGCCCTACTTTAAGGATAAAATAGCAAATACTGGTAATTTTCCTCTTCGCCCCAAAAAATTAGAAGTTTTACAGATTAATGTGGGCTATATGTGCAATCAAGTTTGTGAGCACTGCCACGTAGACGCGGGACCTGACCGGAAAGAGATTATGACCAGAGAAACAATGCATCTTTGTCTTGAGGTAATTCGCAATACAGGCGCGCATACGCTTGATCTCACCGGAGGTGCTCCAGAAATGAATCCTGATTTTCGATGGTTCGTCGAAGAAGCGGCCAAGGCGGGAATTAAGGATTTTATCGTAAGGTCAAATCTGACTATAATTCGGGCGAATAAAAAATATCATGATCTTCCAGAGTTCTTTAAAAAACACAATGTACATGTGGTTTCCTCTATGCCCCACTATACAAGAGGTAAAACTGATAAGCAACGGGGGGATGGTGTTTTTGACAAATCAATAAAAGCCTTACAAGAATTGAATTCCGTTGGTTATGGTATGCCAGATAGCAATCTAAAATTGGATTTGGTCTATAATCCTTCAGGCGCTTTTCTTCCCGGGGACCAAATGGCAATGGAAAAAGATTTTAAAAAGGCCTTGAATGAAGATTTTGAAATTCAGTTTCACAATCTATTTGCAATCACGAACTTACCTATTGCCCGGTTTCTTGATTATCTAATTGCTTCAGATAATTATGAAGATTATATGTATGCTTTGGTAGAAGCATACAATCCTACCGCTGTTGAAAATGTAATGTGTACCAATACAATTTCAGTAAGTTGGGACGGGTGGCTCTATGATTGTGATTTTAACCAAATGCTGGATTTAAAGGTTGCGAGTAAAATAAAGCATATCAAAGATTACAATGAAGATATTCTCAATGACCGAAACATTATTATTTCGCAGCATTGTTACGGTTGCACTGCTGGTGCAGGTAGTAGTTGTCAAGGTACAGTTACGTAA
- a CDS encoding TetR/AcrR family transcriptional regulator, producing MDKNLKRMATMQRMQVTGLELFYRKGYYNTSVDDILKELSLSKGAFYYHFDSKEDFFIQIIENLLVRRVYSLLIEPIEGHDNALDLITNCFENALETAVHNELDYGFVLNNFVNEFNGRNDKIMKHLNDILKIWEVNLVSTIQKGKFNGHIDRHVDAEGVALFLMSSFIGVRTLMAESTPSARKYRFMAQLKQYFKSIEVKQSTF from the coding sequence ATGGACAAGAATCTAAAACGCATGGCAACCATGCAACGTATGCAAGTAACAGGCTTGGAATTGTTTTATAGAAAAGGATATTACAATACAAGCGTCGATGACATTCTCAAAGAGCTTTCGCTATCTAAAGGAGCTTTCTACTATCATTTTGACTCCAAAGAGGATTTCTTTATTCAAATCATAGAAAATTTATTGGTACGTAGAGTATATAGTTTGCTTATTGAACCAATAGAAGGTCACGACAATGCTTTAGATCTTATCACAAATTGCTTTGAAAACGCATTGGAAACTGCTGTCCATAATGAGTTGGACTATGGTTTTGTATTGAACAATTTTGTCAATGAATTCAATGGTAGAAATGATAAGATCATGAAACATTTGAATGACATCCTTAAAATATGGGAAGTGAACTTGGTTTCAACCATCCAAAAAGGAAAATTCAATGGTCATATAGATAGACATGTTGATGCAGAAGGTGTTGCTTTGTTTTTGATGAGTTCTTTTATCGGTGTACGTACCCTAATGGCAGAATCTACCCCTAGTGCTCGTAAATATCGTTTCATGGCTCAATTGAAACAGTATTTTAAATCTATAGAGGTAAAGCAATCTACTTTTTAA
- a CDS encoding glycosyltransferase family 9 protein, whose product MSSYKHLLVIRLSAMGDVAMTVHVLKALTTTYPKLKITVLTRAFFRPIFAEMKNVSVYEAEVKGRHKGLSGLWRLYKELRGLDIDAVADLHNVLRSNILMQFFRLSGTPFLQIDKGRNEKKRLTSLENKVFNPLQSTHQRYADVFDKLKFPISLLAENVLPKKECSSNTISIVGKKDKKWLGIAAFAAFSGKMYPLKLMEEVVQKIDNTNKYKILLFGGGEKEKELLGSWEGKFINCTNMVGRLSFEEELALISNLDVMLSMDSGNAHLASLYGIPTVTLWGVTHPYAGFAPFGQDPQNALLSDRNKFPLIPTSVYGNKVPNGYEKVMETIPPSVVIKKVKQLLG is encoded by the coding sequence ATGAGCAGTTATAAACACCTATTGGTAATTCGATTGTCTGCCATGGGAGATGTTGCAATGACTGTTCATGTCCTAAAAGCATTGACCACTACCTATCCCAAATTGAAGATTACAGTCTTGACAAGAGCTTTTTTCAGACCAATATTTGCTGAGATGAAAAATGTGTCTGTATATGAGGCTGAGGTAAAAGGAAGACATAAAGGGCTCTCTGGACTTTGGAGACTATACAAAGAACTCAGGGGTTTGGATATTGATGCTGTGGCTGACTTACATAACGTATTGCGAAGCAATATTTTGATGCAGTTTTTTCGCTTAAGTGGCACTCCGTTCCTTCAGATTGATAAAGGAAGAAATGAAAAGAAGAGACTCACATCACTTGAGAATAAAGTTTTTAACCCTTTGCAGTCTACCCACCAACGTTATGCCGATGTTTTTGACAAACTTAAGTTCCCTATTTCTTTATTGGCGGAGAATGTATTACCAAAAAAGGAATGTAGTTCCAATACCATAAGTATTGTTGGGAAGAAGGACAAAAAATGGTTGGGAATAGCAGCTTTTGCTGCATTTTCAGGAAAGATGTATCCACTTAAGTTAATGGAAGAAGTGGTACAAAAAATAGATAATACCAATAAGTATAAAATATTGCTTTTTGGGGGCGGTGAAAAAGAAAAAGAACTTCTGGGTTCCTGGGAAGGCAAATTCATCAATTGTACCAACATGGTTGGTAGGCTCTCCTTTGAGGAAGAATTGGCTTTAATATCAAACCTTGATGTAATGCTATCTATGGATAGTGGCAATGCCCATCTCGCATCATTATATGGAATACCCACTGTGACCCTTTGGGGGGTAACACACCCGTATGCTGGTTTTGCCCCATTTGGACAAGACCCTCAAAATGCGCTACTATCTGACCGAAATAAATTTCCGCTTATTCCGACATCTGTTTATGGTAACAAGGTTCCTAACGGGTATGAAAAGGTTATGGAAACCATTCCACCTTCAGTTGTAATCAAAAAAGTGAAGCAGCTCTTGGGATAA
- a CDS encoding DUF4254 domain-containing protein, translating into MFSELANKIFAKSIEKYHVIDAVDQQFENPYSKDDVKHLLYRKNWIDTVQWHYEDIIRDPNIDPMAALSLKRQIDGSNQDRTDLVEYIDSYFLQKYKSVQIKEGASINTESPAWALDRLSILALKIYHMQEEAYRNDASSEHITKCKEKLNVLLEQRVDLSTAIDQLLTDIEDGNKYMKVYKQMKMYNDDELNPVLRNQK; encoded by the coding sequence ATGTTCAGCGAGTTAGCCAATAAGATTTTTGCCAAGAGTATTGAGAAATATCATGTGATTGATGCAGTAGATCAACAGTTTGAAAACCCTTATTCAAAAGACGATGTTAAGCATCTTTTATATCGTAAAAATTGGATTGATACGGTTCAATGGCATTACGAAGATATTATACGCGACCCAAATATTGATCCTATGGCGGCATTAAGTCTAAAACGACAAATTGATGGCAGTAATCAAGATAGGACCGATTTAGTTGAGTATATAGATAGTTACTTTCTTCAAAAATATAAATCGGTCCAGATTAAAGAAGGTGCATCAATAAACACTGAGAGTCCTGCTTGGGCATTAGACCGATTGTCAATTTTAGCATTGAAGATTTACCATATGCAGGAAGAGGCGTACAGAAATGATGCCTCTAGCGAACATATTACAAAATGTAAGGAGAAACTTAATGTACTCTTGGAACAACGAGTAGATTTATCTACGGCGATTGACCAACTTCTTACTGATATTGAAGATGGCAACAAATACATGAAGGTCTATAAACAAATGAAGATGTACAATGATGATGAATTGAACCCTGTTCTTCGTAATCAAAAATAA
- a CDS encoding DUF6341 family protein: MKAFFEGIQDLFVNGLFWPYDFFRFMENWWAANTVNWIFMIICATAFVYWMLQLKTYNANNEEDKSITSHSYL, translated from the coding sequence ATGAAGGCATTTTTTGAAGGCATACAGGATTTATTTGTAAACGGACTTTTCTGGCCCTATGACTTTTTTAGGTTTATGGAAAACTGGTGGGCTGCCAATACCGTTAATTGGATATTTATGATTATCTGCGCCACTGCTTTTGTCTATTGGATGTTACAGCTAAAGACTTATAACGCTAATAATGAAGAGGACAAGTCTATTACCTCTCATTCTTACTTATAG
- the purD gene encoding phosphoribosylamine--glycine ligase, which produces MNILILGSGGREHTIAWKLHQSKNLSNLYIAPGNAGTADIGINIPIGVNDFKGIKNAVLTNDIDMVIVGPEDPLVNGIHDFFLNDSELREIPVIGPQKAAATLEGSKEFAKEFLYRHNIPTAAYQSFTSEDLEEGYTFLESLKAPYVLKADGLAAGKGVVILNDLNEAKEELKSMLVDAKFGNASAKVVIEEFLSGIELSVFVLTDGKGYKVLPTAKDYKRIGEGDKGLNTGGMGAISPVPFADNAFMDKIHERIVKPTVDGLKKDNLPYKGFIFIGLIKVNDDPFVIEYNVRMGDPETEVVIPRIKNDLVDVFKAVGDQSLDSIDLEFDERTATTVMLVSGGYPEAYEKGKEIKGYENIEDSIVFHAGTQIKNGKVVTSGGRVMAITSYGNNHKDALQKSYQNIQKINFDKMNYRKDIGFDL; this is translated from the coding sequence ATGAATATCCTTATTCTTGGATCTGGTGGTAGAGAACACACCATCGCTTGGAAACTACACCAAAGTAAAAACCTTTCTAACCTTTATATAGCGCCTGGAAACGCTGGAACCGCTGATATTGGCATCAATATACCAATTGGTGTAAATGATTTTAAAGGTATAAAAAATGCAGTATTGACCAACGATATTGATATGGTTATTGTTGGCCCTGAAGATCCCTTGGTTAATGGAATCCATGATTTTTTTCTTAATGATTCTGAATTAAGAGAAATCCCTGTAATTGGACCGCAAAAAGCTGCGGCAACATTAGAGGGCAGTAAAGAGTTCGCCAAAGAATTTCTTTACAGACACAATATTCCAACTGCTGCATATCAAAGTTTTACTTCTGAAGACCTTGAAGAAGGTTATACTTTTCTTGAATCGTTAAAGGCTCCATATGTGCTCAAAGCAGATGGACTGGCCGCTGGGAAGGGTGTTGTGATTTTGAACGACCTGAATGAAGCAAAGGAAGAACTGAAATCAATGCTAGTTGATGCCAAGTTTGGTAATGCAAGTGCCAAAGTAGTAATTGAAGAGTTTTTATCGGGTATTGAGTTAAGTGTTTTTGTTTTGACCGATGGTAAAGGATACAAAGTATTACCAACGGCAAAGGATTATAAAAGAATTGGCGAAGGTGACAAAGGATTGAACACGGGAGGAATGGGAGCTATTTCCCCGGTTCCATTTGCCGATAATGCTTTTATGGACAAAATACACGAACGTATTGTTAAGCCTACCGTAGATGGGCTTAAAAAAGATAATCTCCCATACAAAGGATTTATCTTCATAGGATTGATTAAGGTAAATGATGATCCTTTCGTAATTGAATACAATGTAAGAATGGGAGACCCAGAGACCGAGGTGGTCATACCAAGAATCAAAAATGACTTGGTTGATGTCTTTAAGGCCGTTGGGGACCAGTCTTTGGATTCAATTGATCTGGAATTTGATGAACGTACGGCAACTACCGTGATGTTGGTGTCTGGTGGTTATCCTGAAGCGTACGAAAAGGGTAAAGAAATAAAAGGGTATGAAAATATCGAAGATTCAATAGTATTTCACGCAGGCACCCAAATCAAGAATGGTAAGGTAGTTACCAGTGGAGGGCGAGTAATGGCAATAACTTCCTATGGCAATAACCATAAGGATGCATTGCAAAAATCATATCAAAACATCCAAAAGATAAATTTTGATAAAATGAATTACAGAAAAGATATTGGGTTTGATCTATAA
- a CDS encoding UDP-glucuronic acid decarboxylase family protein — translation MKRVLITGAAGFLGSHLCDRFIKEGFYVIGMDNLITGDLKNIEHLFKLKNFEFYNHDVTKFVHVPGKLDYILHFASPASPIDYLKIPIQTLKVGALGTHNLLGLAKEKGARVLIASTSEIYGDPLVHPQTEEYYGNVNTIGPRGVYDEAKRFQESITMAYNRFHGVETRIVRIFNTYGPRMRLNDGRVIPAFMGQALRGEDLTIFGDGSQTRSFCYVDDEIEGIYRLLMSDYALPVNIGNPHEITISDFAEEIIKLTGTNQKVIYKPLPVDDPMQRQPDISKARELLGWQPVVGRAEGMKKTFEYFKTLSEEELKKTEHRDFSDRIR, via the coding sequence ATGAAAAGAGTTTTAATTACTGGAGCAGCAGGCTTTTTGGGCTCCCATTTGTGCGATCGTTTTATAAAGGAAGGTTTTTATGTAATAGGGATGGATAATCTTATTACAGGAGATTTGAAAAATATTGAGCACCTTTTTAAATTGAAAAATTTTGAGTTCTACAACCATGACGTGACAAAATTTGTTCATGTGCCAGGAAAACTGGACTATATCTTACATTTTGCTTCGCCCGCTAGTCCTATTGATTACCTGAAAATACCAATTCAAACATTAAAAGTTGGAGCATTGGGAACGCATAACCTATTAGGGCTGGCAAAAGAAAAAGGTGCGAGGGTTCTTATTGCGTCAACATCAGAAATATATGGCGACCCATTGGTTCACCCACAAACTGAAGAGTATTACGGAAATGTAAACACCATAGGGCCCAGAGGGGTTTATGATGAGGCCAAAAGATTTCAAGAATCAATTACTATGGCATATAATAGATTTCATGGTGTAGAAACAAGAATTGTTCGAATCTTCAATACCTATGGACCTAGAATGCGATTAAATGACGGAAGAGTTATTCCTGCATTTATGGGGCAAGCTTTGCGAGGTGAGGATCTTACTATTTTTGGAGATGGATCTCAAACCAGATCATTCTGTTATGTGGATGATGAGATTGAAGGAATTTATAGACTATTGATGAGCGATTATGCTTTGCCTGTCAATATTGGTAATCCACATGAAATAACGATAAGTGATTTCGCTGAGGAAATAATAAAACTCACCGGAACCAACCAAAAAGTGATTTACAAACCGTTGCCAGTGGATGATCCTATGCAACGTCAGCCCGATATTAGTAAGGCAAGAGAATTATTAGGTTGGCAACCTGTAGTTGGACGAGCAGAGGGAATGAAAAAAACATTCGAATATTTTAAAACTCTTTCTGAAGAAGAATTGAAAAAAACAGAACACAGGGATTTTTCAGACCGAATTAGATAG